GGAATACACTAATAAATACAAAGCAGAAACTACCATTTAATAGACAAACCAACAATAGGCTAGAcgcttctttcaaaaaataaagtggattgtCTTCAATACTCGCATAAAATcagaaagagggatgcctgggtagctcagcaggttaagcatctgacttgggctcaggtcatgatctcagagtcctggaactGCGCCCCGTGTGGAACTCCATGTGAAGCCCTGGGTGGAGCCCCAAACCAGCCTTGTgaagggctccctgctcagtggggagactgcttgtccctctgctcctcccccattcatgctctctctcattctcaagtaaaaaaataaaatcttaaaaaaaaagatcagaaagaagaaagaaggagaaagaaagcacaaataaACAGCATTACCACTAAGACAGTATGATTTTAGGTTCTAGAGATTTAAAGTCACTGTAAGCCTAaaatgctgttctttttccaacaaatttgaaaatcaatataaAGTGGAAGCTTTTCCAAGAGAACATAAATGATCAAAATTGATTCAAGTAGAAAACttgggcgcctgagtggctcagttggtgaagcatttgcctttggctcaggtcatgatcctggggtcctcggatcgagtcccgcattgttgggctccttgctcagcggggagcctgcttctccctctccctctgcctctccctctctctctctctctcacacacacacacacacacacacaaataaaataataaaatatctaccaaaaaagtagaaaacttgAATGTGACTCTGATCTGCATTCTTATCATCGAAGGAACAAGAAGACCCCACCAGGTGTTTACCGCCATAAATGTCAGTAGGTTCCAGGATTTTTGAGCAAAAACAATCCTGAGATGACTCAAATATCCCAGGGCATAGAAGATAAGGTTCTGAATCCAATCTCCCAGACTATCTGGACCATGATGCCAAGGTCTCCCGGAAAGATCCCAAACAGGTGCCATAGATGGGTCTTCCTGGTGAATACggacaaaacaaagaataatccAATATGCCAGAGTAATATGCCCTGACCAAGTAGGGTCAATTCAGATTTGTGAGGGTAGGAAACCCAGATATAAGGACTTGGCATTTACAAGTCACTTCTATTAACAGGAGGAGAGAGATTAGATGATCCTTACGGTCGACTACAAGTTTTGACCAAACTCAAATCCACTCCTGATTTAAGGGGAAAAACTACAGTTCTCATTAAGCAAGAAGAGAGGGAAACATTCTCACTGTAACAAGAGAGGTCACCTGGCTGCAACCATGGGCACagttgtggaggccgagaaaaattaaggccatcccacctaaagtttagcattagcacaagtacagccatcttaggtccctgagaataagagctgaactttaaggggaaaaactgcagaatgtcctcaatgtcctccgcagagaatcccatatcagaaagacaacagagcccacgcccatggtagaaagtcccatcttagaattcctccatcccttctggaaatcccctagaccagcctataaaaaacccagctgtaacccacttcggtgTCCAAGTCTCTGCTCCGCtatgtcgggtatacttggacccaagctcgagcttgctaataaaccctcgtgtgcttgcatcagtgttagctccttggtggtttctcggattcgcgatcttgggcacaacacagtTTCCTGCACTGACTCCCCAGAGACGTTTCACTGAAAGTCAGAAAGGCAGCGGGGGTGCCTTGGGCCGGCTGGGAAGCACTGTCCGGGGGTGACTCTGGCTGGACGCCACTTGGGGAGCTGATCTTGAATCGTCATTTCACTTAAGATCAAGGGAGTGTAAACAGTCTACACCAGAGGACTGGGGATCCTCAGGGCAGTGTGCTCCAAGGCATGAGAGCACTGGACaagaagtgggagagagaaagtgaaaagaaaatgaaacgcTCAGGCTTGGATTGGTTTTCAATTCCAAGAGCGATTTGTTCATCAAGCGATTTTTGAGGGAAGTGTCAGGACTAGTTGGACAGCTAGGTAGTCAGGACAGGAGTCCCCAACGAGAAAATATGGCCTCAGGACAGCTAAGATAAAACAGCACTGACTTTGTCCCTATCACAGGTAAGGGGCAGTGTAGACATAAGCCCCCAGGTGTCAGCAAAAAAAGACCATTGACATGTTGACATTAACCTAACAGGTAGACAGATGCGTGACCAAAGCTCTGATTGCTTAGTTAAGATAGTTCTGCAAAAGAGCTCATAAAAACCTCTAAACTTAGAAACTCTGGGGGCAACCCTCTCCggactgtgggacccaggaaattgaacaaaatcccctacccctggacaagcagagcaggactgactctattttgggctgcacccgccttgtgctgacctgcttattacttagggcactgccctgCCCTAAtcaaagaccaggacacaccctaatcggaaatccggCTCAGCGGACCAGCATGACTAAgcaactttctgtgtatcccgttggccactggcccctataaagttgctaagcctcttagtctagGGGTCCAAGTTCCTGCTCCGCTCCgatgggtatacttggacccaggctcgagcttgtaaataaaccctcgtgtgattgcatcggtgtcggctccttggcggtttctcggatttgcgatcttgggcacaacgtTGACCCCTCCCTCTCTGGGAGCCTTATACTCTTGTTCAATAAACTttctttgctgcccaccactcttcacCTGGTCTATCTCTTCATTCTTCGAAGCAACGTGACCAAGAATTACAGCACTAAAGGCAGAGAATCCCTGCAACATTAGGATCTCGTGTGTTGTGTTCTGTGAACTCTTACCTGTTTGGGAAGGGCCAGACACGCACACAGGGAGGATGGTGTACAGAGATGCGGGCAGACTTAGAGGTGGCACCCCGACACCCGAAGAGCACCCATGGCTGCCAGCTGAccccggggctgggggagaggaagTGGTGGTCTCCCTCCCAGCCTCAAGAGGACCCAGCCCTGGCTTGTGAGCCTtctggcagaggggaggggcgCCTCCAGCAGCCACTGATCAGCTCGGCTTGACTGGTCACAATTCTGATGAAAACTtcagccaggggcacctgggaggggcAGCCGATAagagtctgactcctgattttggctcaagtcatgatctcagggttgtgagatcgagctcttAGTGGGTCTCTGgactgggcatggggcctgcttaagagtttctccctctgcctctgtcccttgcCCACCACTCATCTGCATCCtatctctctctccaaaaaaaataaataaaataaataaaataaaataaaataaaataaaataaaaaactgcagCAGGCTCCTTTGTGCAATTTGACGGAAGATATAAAAGTCAGATGGAAATGCAACAGGTCAAGAGcaataaaactacttttaaagAATCAGTGGAGAGGACTTGCCAGGCCAGATACCAAGATTTGACTATGGGGCTAGAGTAACTAAGATGGTGTGTTATTGCCACAGGGACAGACCcatagaccaacagaacagaacagagagccccaaACAGATTAGGCACATGGGGACAATTGACAGTATGAGGCCCATAATATTGCAAGTCAGGAAAAGAACTTTCTGGGTAAGACTGCAACAGCATTTTAATAGGTGGTGCTAAGATAATGGTTatctagagaaaggaaaactaaatCAGATCCTTATATTAAAAGCAAACACAAGTCAGTATgagtggattaaagacttaagtgTGAGGCAAAAACAAAGCTTCTGGAAGATAACATAAAACACCATCTTCATGATTTCAAGGCAAGGGATGAGTTGTTAAATTTACCTGCATTATGGgacagcctgggtagctcagtggtttagcgccgccttcagcctggggtgtgatcctggagacccaggattgagtcccatgtcgggctccctgcatggaaccctctgcctgtgtctctgtctctctctctcctctctgtgtattctcatgaataaataaaatctttaaaaattaaataaataaatttacctGAATTAAAGGAGTTGAAGTaacaacataaaaatgaaaagagatttttaaCATGTGTCTGAGGAAAGTACTAATAGCCAAAACACATAACAAATTCCCACAAATCTGTGAggaaaagacaaacaacccaaagCAACAAGCTACCAATATGCACAAACGAAACCAGGAAAAGTCTTGTAGGCTGGGCAACCCTCCCCTTGTCTGTGTGCACGGTTCACTAGGTTTTTATGGATCACTTAGGCTCAAATGGGAACAGGTTTTGAGAGTCTCTGGGCATAAGGCACCATGGTAGGTACTGCCTCTGCCCTCGGGAGCTCATACTTAATGGGCACGGCCAACAGGGAATGGAGCAGAATGGCAGCACAGCTCACCCAAGGATTACACCAAGTGCTACATAGATGCAGAGTGAAGCGTGGTGTGTTTCCACAGCAAGAGAAAGGGACAATCAAAGCCCTTCCTGGAGAAGGTGACCTTATGGGCAGCATGAAGGATGAGCCCAGCTTTAATACAAGGATGAGTGATGGGCACCTCtccaggagaggaaactgaggcccagggactCAGCCACACCATCCAATCTTTGGCAGATCCCTTGCCCGGGGAAGACCCACTAAGGAGGCAGCCTGAACAGAGACCTCCCCAGGGCTCCACGCTTGTCACTGCCGGATTTCTGCATGATTCTTGGGCACTGCCACGTAGCGCAGTTTCCTAAGGAAAGGTGGCCTCTGCTGCATCTGTTCGTCCCACAGGTACTCTGGGGACAGCACCTTGGTGGGCTTGTGGTAGAGCAGGTACTTGTTCAGGTGGCTCTCATCGTGCCACACGGCCTCGAGCCCGTTGGCCTGGTCCACCACCATCGCCTGGTGACAAGCCGTGGTCAGCTGGAGAACCTCGACCACCGACCCCCCGAAAAAGCCCCCTGCATAGTAAAAGTCACCCTCATCTCTCGGAATGTAGGCCTGGGACTGCGGCCGGCGCTCGTAGGTGAAGGCCTCGCGGGCCGCCCCATAGAAACCAGGGTGCAGGGTGCCAAAGAGGGGGGACAGGATCTCCACGCCCACGTGATCGCAGAACTTCATGTCCACATCCATGCACACCAGGTAGTCCACCTCGTGGAGGAAGCGCTGCTGTGAGAAGTTGCTGATCATCTCCATGCGGTGCATGGACACCTCCTGCCAGCGGGCATAGTTTCGCACCTCGAGTACCACGACCTGCCTCCCTTCCGCAAGGGGCACACGGGGCACATCAGCCGGCCGGTCAGTAAAGACGTAGTAGATGACCCTGTGTCCCACCATGAAGTGCTTCTCTGCCGTCTGCAGGAACAGCTCCAGGAAGACCACATATCTAAGACCAACGACAGGCACCCCAGAACAGAGACGGTGGGTGTTAAACGAATCAAACAGCAGCACACAAACAGACTAGGGCATAGACAGCTTATGACCCCGTAGTCACACCTGGAGGATGTtgtactgagtgaaataagccgaTTGCAAAAGTCAAGCACTGTCTGATTCCACTTAAAGGGAGTATCTAGAATGTGCGAATTCCTAGAAAGAGACAGCAGAAGGGTGGGTGCCAGAGGCCGGGGAGTGGGGAGCTTGTGTTCAGTGGGCACAGAGCTTCAGTTTTGTGAGGAAAACGCTTGTGAAGATGCGTGGCCCTCTGGTGGCACCGAAACACAAATCTAACACTACCGAACTATGGTGTTTAAACATAGCTAAGATGATAAATGCTATGTGCATTTTaacacaaaaatcaaaaaccGAAAATAAAAACCATAGCCAATCTACTAGCTAAAGACAGTGAATCAACTGTAGAGTAGCAGAGGCCTTCAGATTGGTATTGAGAACATGTAGTCTCAACCATCACGTATTTTTCTTAATCCATGATgttgataaaaatcaaatgatggATAATGTCTAAATGATAGCTCTCTCCCAACTCATGACCCTCTGATGgcttctcatctttaaaaaaaagaaaaaggtaaatccAGATCCTACAGTGGTCTACCAGAGCCTACAAGATCTGCCTCTGACCTcgtctcctcccctctctccttctttctgtgtGGGCAGGCCGTCTCCTTGATGTTCCTGACACATGCCTGCCATGCTCCTATGGGCCTTTGtgcttcctcctccctcaggCTGGGATCCATTCCCTGAAAGGCTCACCCCTGCAGTACCTTCCATTCTTAGATTAATGGTCGGAACTGAACCTGTCCTATAGCTCTTCCTGCTGGTACCAGCATGGATGAATGCAGATGCAAAAATGCAGCAGGCTGTGCACTTGAAGCACGTATTTTACTATGTGGAAATTATAactcaaaaggagaaaataaatacacaaataaatatgaaaacaaatcacTCTCCCCCTGACCCAGCCttagttatttttttagagcCCATATCACTATCTGACATATTTtgagcttttgttttatttgttcttctgtgtTTTCACACTAGAATAGAGCTCCACGAAAGCAGGGCCTTTGCCTGTCTTGGTAACTGTCTTATCCCTATAGTCCACACATAGTAAGTGTTTAGCAAAGACCTTTGTAACAAATGAGTAAGTGAATACTGGGTGTGAGGTTGAGGGTAAGGGAAGGCAGGCACTCTTACATGCCACTAATGAAAATACCAATTTTTATAATCCTTCCAGAGGGCATATGAGAAAATCCATCAAAACTTTAAAGattatagttttttatttatttatttgagagatgggggtggggagagggaaagagacaagcagacGCCATGCTgactgcagagcctgatgcagggctcaattcctgCAGGcaaagatcatgacccaagctgaactcaagagttggacaccctactgactgagccaccaataTATCAAAACTTTAAATTTCACTTCCAGGACTCTACCACACAGGTCGACTCATAGGTGTGTATAAAGACCCAAGTATAAAAGTTTACAGACAACTCACATCATAAAATGCTGTGGAGCATGTGGAACAACCAGAACTTCCATATATTGTGGGTGCAGGTGTAAAATGCTACAACTTGCTTGCGAAAATGtcaggaatttttttcaaaattaacatgTATCTAACCTAGGACTGAGCAATCCCACTGCTAGAtatttaatcaagaaaaatatatccTATGTCCAGAAAAGATTTTTCT
The Vulpes vulpes isolate BD-2025 chromosome 2, VulVul3, whole genome shotgun sequence genome window above contains:
- the LOC112906902 gene encoding histo-blood group ABO system transferase 2 isoform X2; this encodes MDPRGFWGKSASPWLCGFLLFAACLGFYSNIFNLIPGWGQRRESESQEAGPVVPQRMLETRQCSDRDSHLDPCRVPKVPRMLYPNVQLLNPMRADVLVLTPWFAPIVWEGVFDSAILDAQFRNTTIGLTVFAIKKYVVFLELFLQTAEKHFMVGHRVIYYVFTDRPADVPRVPLAEGRQVVVLEVRNYARWQEVSMHRMEMISNFSQQRFLHEVDYLVCMDVDMKFCDHVGVEILSPLFGTLHPGFYGAAREAFTYERRPQSQAYIPRDEGDFYYAGGFFGGSVVEVLQLTTACHQAMVVDQANGLEAVWHDESHLNKYLLYHKPTKVLSPEYLWDEQMQQRPPFLRKLRYVAVPKNHAEIRQ
- the LOC112906902 gene encoding histo-blood group ABO system transferase 2 isoform X1, with amino-acid sequence MMCRVRKAASPGWRQSEEDQRSPPGSRGFWGKSASPWLCGFLLFAACLGFYSNIFNLIPGWGQRRESESQEAGPVVPQRMLETRQCSDRDSHLDPCRVPKVPRMLYPNVQLLNPMRADVLVLTPWFAPIVWEGVFDSAILDAQFRNTTIGLTVFAIKKYVVFLELFLQTAEKHFMVGHRVIYYVFTDRPADVPRVPLAEGRQVVVLEVRNYARWQEVSMHRMEMISNFSQQRFLHEVDYLVCMDVDMKFCDHVGVEILSPLFGTLHPGFYGAAREAFTYERRPQSQAYIPRDEGDFYYAGGFFGGSVVEVLQLTTACHQAMVVDQANGLEAVWHDESHLNKYLLYHKPTKVLSPEYLWDEQMQQRPPFLRKLRYVAVPKNHAEIRQ
- the LOC112906902 gene encoding histo-blood group ABO system transferase 2 isoform X3: MDPRGFWGKSASPWLCGFLLFAACLGFYSNIFNLIPGWGQRRESESDRDSHLDPCRVPKVPRMLYPNVQLLNPMRADVLVLTPWFAPIVWEGVFDSAILDAQFRNTTIGLTVFAIKKYVVFLELFLQTAEKHFMVGHRVIYYVFTDRPADVPRVPLAEGRQVVVLEVRNYARWQEVSMHRMEMISNFSQQRFLHEVDYLVCMDVDMKFCDHVGVEILSPLFGTLHPGFYGAAREAFTYERRPQSQAYIPRDEGDFYYAGGFFGGSVVEVLQLTTACHQAMVVDQANGLEAVWHDESHLNKYLLYHKPTKVLSPEYLWDEQMQQRPPFLRKLRYVAVPKNHAEIRQ